A window of Aequoribacter fuscus genomic DNA:
GGTGTTATCTTTACACCTTTGTTATTGTCCATAGTCAGAGGCCCAATGGGACATCTTAATCAGCGAAATATCATCATCGGCGTCTGTGGAGGCATCGCAGCCTACAAATCCGCTGAATTGGTGCGCCAACTGCAGAAGCAAGGTGCCAATGTTCGCGTTGTGATGACCGAGGGTGCACAAGCCTTTATCACCCCTTTGACGCTGCAGGCCTTGAGCGGAAACCCTGTACATACCGAACTTCTCGACGCTGAAGCCGAACGCGGTATGGGTCACATCGAACTGGCGCGCTGGGCTGATGCCATTGTGATTGCGCCTGCGACGGCCGATGTTCTCGCCAAACTTGCGAATGGCGATGCCGACAATCTATTGACCACCCTTGTGCTGGCCACCGCAGCACCCGTATTTGTTGCGCCCGCTATGAATCAGCAGATGTGGGCGCAAACGGCCACGCAAGACAATTGCGACACGCTGCGACGACGCAAGTTTGTGTTCGTTGGACCTGAGGCGGGTGAGCAAGCGTGCGGCGACGTCGGGTCAGGCCGTATGAGCGAACCCGCCGATATCGTCGAGGCATTAAATACACACTTCCCCTCTAGAGCGCTTGAGGGTTTACGCTTGGTGATTACCGCAGGTCCCACCCGAGAAGCCATAGACCCCGTGCGCTTCATCGGCAACCACAGCTCAGGCAAAATGGGCTTCGCGCTGGCCCGCGCTGCCATTGAAGCGGGCGCGACGGTTACGCTTGTCGCCGGCCCAGTTCACCTAGACACACCGGAGCGGGCCACGCGGATTGATGTCGAAAGCGCCCGTGACATGCTAAGCGCCTGCCACAGTGCCTGTCACCAGGCAGATATTTTTATTGCCTGCGCCGCGGTGGCCGACTACAGACCGGTAACCGTGGCGGATCATAAACTCAAAAAGCAAGGGGACAGCGGGCTGACCATAGAACTTACCCAAAACCCCGACATTGTTGCCACCATCAGTAAAGAATTCCCTTCGCTCTACACGGTGGGTTTTGCCGCTGAAACGCAACACGTCCTTGAACATGCGCGCGAAAAACGAATTCGCAAACAACTCGATCTTATTATTGCCAACGATGTGGGCAACGATGCTGTATTCGGACAAGACCATAACAGCGTGATCATTATTGGTTCAGAGTTAGAATTACACTTACCGGAAGCGAGCAAGTTGGACGTCGCTCGAACCTGCATCAATGAGCTTGCCAAAGAATATCGCCGCACCCATTAACCGCGTAACGAGTCAGTGAATCTCATGATTAAACCCGCTTTTGCTGCTGTACTTGCCAAACACCCCAAGGCTTTACTGATCATTATCGCGCGAATCTACGGAGCGTCGCTTTTGGTCACAGCGTTAGCCCTGGTCTTCATCCTGGCGGTTCACGTACCTCAGCAGACCGAGCGCACCTACTCGCAGGTCAGCGAAGCCGAGTCGGCCGCACTGGCCGAACGTGTTGCCCAAAATATCCGATTGACCCAAGCGCAGCTCGCGAACCTGCTGAATGGATCAATTGCAAGGGATGCCATAGAGCAGGGAACACCCGAGGCACTTGCCGCCGCACAAGCACAAATTGCCAGCGCTTTTCCAGAGGCGCTTAGCGTGCAACTGATTAAATTGGACGATATGGGTACTTCAGCCATGATGGCAGGTACCGAGCAGCTCAGAAACCATATCGAAGTAGACTTGATAAGACGAGCACAACTTAATACTCCACCTCCAGAGGCCTACATTGTTGACCAGCAAAGCCTAGTCTCGTTTGCCGTCGCCTCAGAATGGCAGAGCAGCAACGGCAACCGGGGCGTTGCCTTGCTGACACGAACCGAAAGCTATTACCGCACACTTCTCACCCCCACAGATCGAGCCAACACACCCAACCTGATTTTGGGACAAATACTTAGGGGAGCGAACGGCACGAATCTTCATCCGATACTGAAACTCGGAAACCTCGGCACCCACGAACATGGCGTCCAAACGCGAGCTATTGCCGGTAGCGACTGGGAGTTACGGTACGCCCCCAGCGCGAAGACCTACGCGCAACTCATAAAAACCCCGTGGGGGCTATACCTAAGCCTGCTGCTAATCTCGCTTTGCGTTGTTATACCGCCGTGGTATTTGTTAGCGCAAAGCCGAAAGAATTTGCAACGCAGTATCGATGCTATTTTGCTGGCTGAGGCAACACAGTCATCCGCGGGCGATGTCTGGCCCGAGCTCGAACCTTTAATTGCGAGGATGGGCGACAAGCAGGGGCCTGCTAACGAACTCGCAGAGCTGGACTTACCCAACCTAAACTCGGCGCCAACGGTACCCAGCTTTATTAAGGTGACGCCTGCGCCAGACGGCGACAGCAGCATGAGCGCCATGATGGATGAGGTTCGCAACCGCCGACACCGAACAACACTCCTCGAGGTAGAGGAGGTAGCGGATGAGGAGGTTGCGGCGTCAGAGGACACTGCGACACAAGAGACTCCAACTCAGAAAGAGCCCCTTGAGTCGGACAATTCACTCGAAGCAGAGATGGAGGCGATGCTTGGGTCCCTAGAAACACCCGAGGGTCATAAGAGCACCTCTGCAAAAGACAAGGTGAAAGAAACACCGAAACTAGAGCTCAGCGACCCAGACGAACCTCTGGAGTTAGCCCCCAAGAGCGTTGAGACCGATACGGTTGCCGAGGGTGAGTTTGATCTTTCCGCTTTCGCCTCAGACGAGGTGTTGGATTTTGTCAGCGCCAAACCAAAAGAAGTCGAGCCTGAAAGCCGCGAGACCGCGTCTACATCGGAGTCAATCAGCACCCAGCTCGAACCAGACGAGCCGAGCGCACTCATAGCCGATACCGAATCAGTGTCAGGCGATACTGATGACACCCCACGCAAAACTCTCACGGTGACCAGCACGCTTCAAAGCGACCGCGTTATTACCAGTGAAGCCCGTAAACTAACGCTTGACGAGCTACCCGAACAAATCTTTCGAGCCTACGACATTCGCGGCGTGGCGGACACCGAACTCACCGACGAGATCGTTACTGCGATTGGCGGCGCGATAGCCACCATGGCTGCCGACCAGGGCGAATATACCCTGATTATCGGATGCGACGGACGCCTATCTAGCCCCCGAATTAAAGCCGCACTGACTAAATCTTTGTTAGCCTCAGGTATCGACATTATCGATATTGGCGTAGTGCCCTCACCCGTAATGTACTTTGCTACTCATGAGCTAGAATGCCGATCGGGGCTAATGATTACGGGCAGTCACAACGATGCTGAAATTAACGGCATCAAAATTGTACTCGATCGCAAACCGCTTGCATCGGGGGCCATCAAGTCGCTCTATACCCTTGCCAAAGGCGGTGTATTTAGCAGCGGGCAGGGCGCCTTGAGCCGTGAAGACGTCATCCCGGCTTACCTGCGCAAAATCAGCGACGATATCCTGATACCAGCACCACTCAAGATTGTGATCGACGCCAGCAATGGCGTAGCAGGCCGAGTTGCTCCGCTGCTCTTCGAGCAGCTAGGGTGCGACGTGATCAGCATGAATTGCGACATTGACGGCAACTTCCCCAACCACTCGCCCGACACCAGCAACGAGGAAAACTTGGCACCCTTGGCGGCTCGAGTTGTGCGTGAACAAGCGGATCTTGGTGTCGCGTTTGATGGCGACGGCGACCGCATCGCGGCTGTCGACAGCGAAGGTAATATCATCCGAACCGATCGTTTGATGATGGTACTCGCACGAGATGTACTGTCCCGCAACCCAGGTAGTGACG
This region includes:
- the coaBC gene encoding bifunctional phosphopantothenoylcysteine decarboxylase/phosphopantothenate--cysteine ligase CoaBC, producing MGHLNQRNIIIGVCGGIAAYKSAELVRQLQKQGANVRVVMTEGAQAFITPLTLQALSGNPVHTELLDAEAERGMGHIELARWADAIVIAPATADVLAKLANGDADNLLTTLVLATAAPVFVAPAMNQQMWAQTATQDNCDTLRRRKFVFVGPEAGEQACGDVGSGRMSEPADIVEALNTHFPSRALEGLRLVITAGPTREAIDPVRFIGNHSSGKMGFALARAAIEAGATVTLVAGPVHLDTPERATRIDVESARDMLSACHSACHQADIFIACAAVADYRPVTVADHKLKKQGDSGLTIELTQNPDIVATISKEFPSLYTVGFAAETQHVLEHAREKRIRKQLDLIIANDVGNDAVFGQDHNSVIIIGSELELHLPEASKLDVARTCINELAKEYRRTH
- a CDS encoding phosphomannomutase/phosphoglucomutase, yielding MIKPAFAAVLAKHPKALLIIIARIYGASLLVTALALVFILAVHVPQQTERTYSQVSEAESAALAERVAQNIRLTQAQLANLLNGSIARDAIEQGTPEALAAAQAQIASAFPEALSVQLIKLDDMGTSAMMAGTEQLRNHIEVDLIRRAQLNTPPPEAYIVDQQSLVSFAVASEWQSSNGNRGVALLTRTESYYRTLLTPTDRANTPNLILGQILRGANGTNLHPILKLGNLGTHEHGVQTRAIAGSDWELRYAPSAKTYAQLIKTPWGLYLSLLLISLCVVIPPWYLLAQSRKNLQRSIDAILLAEATQSSAGDVWPELEPLIARMGDKQGPANELAELDLPNLNSAPTVPSFIKVTPAPDGDSSMSAMMDEVRNRRHRTTLLEVEEVADEEVAASEDTATQETPTQKEPLESDNSLEAEMEAMLGSLETPEGHKSTSAKDKVKETPKLELSDPDEPLELAPKSVETDTVAEGEFDLSAFASDEVLDFVSAKPKEVEPESRETASTSESISTQLEPDEPSALIADTESVSGDTDDTPRKTLTVTSTLQSDRVITSEARKLTLDELPEQIFRAYDIRGVADTELTDEIVTAIGGAIATMAADQGEYTLIIGCDGRLSSPRIKAALTKSLLASGIDIIDIGVVPSPVMYFATHELECRSGLMITGSHNDAEINGIKIVLDRKPLASGAIKSLYTLAKGGVFSSGQGALSREDVIPAYLRKISDDILIPAPLKIVIDASNGVAGRVAPLLFEQLGCDVISMNCDIDGNFPNHSPDTSNEENLAPLAARVVREQADLGVAFDGDGDRIAAVDSEGNIIRTDRLMMVLARDVLSRNPGSDVVYDIKCSHQLGDLISRLGGRPVLWKTGHALMKQKMRETGAILGGEFSGHIFFSERWYGFDDGVYAAARLAEIISADEIPLVDLLADLPNALSTPELLISVPDSEKFELVEALLAQADFKDGKITTIDGLRVDYTHGWALVRASNTSAALTLRFEADSEEQLKTLQSAVGQALLNLNPNLLLPF